In Rhodamnia argentea isolate NSW1041297 chromosome 4, ASM2092103v1, whole genome shotgun sequence, the following proteins share a genomic window:
- the LOC115752628 gene encoding uncharacterized protein LOC115752628 produces the protein MSGAPRARSMNVADSETRPVLGPTGNKASSLSACKPSLKPLRKKDKSPDEYRTAEGKKASQFATVTSSSPQLHPANGSSVLRRHEQLLHSNSSLNLSCSSDASTESFLSRASTGRLIRSSSVGYQRKPVSSKPRSVFSDGSLDSLPSVGPQVKKTCAWVTPNTEPCYAAFHDEEWGVPVHDDRKLFELLVLSSTLSELTWPAILSKRHFQVNEKKTVTPGSAASSLLSELKLRAIFENARQITKVN, from the exons ATGTCTGGAGCACCCAGAGCGAGGTCGATGAATGTGGCTGATTCTGAGACGAGACCTGTACTAGGTCCAACTGGCAACAAGGCGAGTTCTCTGAGTGCCTGCAAACCCAGTTTGAAGCCATTGAGAAAGAAGGATAAGTCACCTGATGAGTATAGAACGGCCGAGGGAAAGAAGGCTTCTCAATTTGCAACAGTTACTTCATCCTCTCCCCAGTTGCATCCTGCTAATGGTTCCTCTGTACTTAGGCGGCACGAGCAGCTCTTGCATTCTAACTCGTCCTTGAATTTGTCTTGCTCATCTGATGCCTCTACGGAGTCATTTCTTAGTCGGGCATCTACTGGAAGACTCATTCGATCAAGTAGTGTTGGGTATCAAAGAAAGCCTGTTTCCTCGAAGCCGAGGAGTGTCTTTTCTGATGGCAGTTTGGATTCTCTGCCATCAGTAGGTCCACAGGTAAAAAAGACTTGCGCTTGGGTGACGCCAAATACAG AGCCTTGCTATGCTGCTTTCCATGACGAAGAATGGGGAGTTCCGGTGCATGATGATAG GAAATTGTTTGAGCTTCTTGTCCTCTCTAGCACCCTTTCTGAACTTACATGGCCTGCCATTCTGAGCAAAAGACACTTTCAG GTGAACGAGAAGAAGACAGTAACACCAGGAAGTGCTGCGAGCTCCCTTCTATCAGAATTAAAATTGCGTGCTATCTTTGAAAACGCGCGTCAAATAACTAAGGTAAATTAG